Proteins encoded together in one Procambarus clarkii isolate CNS0578487 chromosome 11, FALCON_Pclarkii_2.0, whole genome shotgun sequence window:
- the LOC123758442 gene encoding uncharacterized protein: MAYSDLKDEICSTWLQLSAEQMAQVRLALLGVSSSVGEFPRMREISRCADLSSALILLEKWMLLTPQKVDILLWLTEQVGPHTQMVRARIEQYKKVSLLPNTHEKEMPSVKQDDNAHSDPLLHHPVFDEVCVYLSENLRGRWADLGRSLGLANFVSELFREPTVRQKDKVYQILEEYKRQAEGDPVTGLLEALKNCGLNRQRNHIINEILA, translated from the exons ATGGCTTACTCTGATCTTAAGGATGAGATTTGCAGTACTTGGCTGCAGTTAAGTGCCGAGCAAATGGCACAAGTTCGTTTAGCTCTGTTGGGAGTTTCTAGCTCGGTTGGGGAGTTTCCACGAATGCGAGAGATCAGTAGATGTGCTGATCTGTCTTCTGCTCTGATTCTACTGGAAAAATGGATGCTTCTTACACCTCAGAA AGTTGACATTCTGTTGTGGCTAACTGAGCAAGTTGGGCCCCACACGCAGATGGTGAGAGCACGTATAGAGCAATACAAGAAGGTTTCTCTGCTACCTAATACCCACGAGAAGGAAATGCCTTCAGTAAAGCAAGATGATAATGCTCATTCTGATCCATTACTTCATCACCCAGTCTTTGATGAGG TGTGTGTGTATCTGAGCGAGAATTTACGAGGACGTTGGGCTGATCTTGGACGTAGTCTTGGCTTGGCTAATTTTGTCAGTGAACTGTTTCGTGAACCCACTGTGCGACAAAAAGATAAAGTATACCAG ATTTTAGAAGAATACAAAAGGCAAGCAGAAGGTGACCCAGTGACAGGACTGCTGGAGGCCTTAAAGAACTGTGGACTTAACCGCCAGCGCAATCATATAATTAATGAAATTCTCGCTTAA